A section of the Gloeobacter violaceus PCC 7421 genome encodes:
- a CDS encoding DUF3368 domain-containing protein, which yields MPEVIADTSPLQYLYQAEILDLLRLLYGYIVLPQAVADELAAGRTRRVTLPDPASILWMSVRRVLPTKLLQMTSDLGAGEREVLALAVEMPGSLVLLDDGLARRYARLLNLQLAGTLGVLLKAKQEKHINAVKPAVDRLEALGFRLAPSTRAAVLELAEEV from the coding sequence GTGCCTGAGGTGATTGCTGACACCTCACCGCTTCAATACCTTTACCAAGCTGAGATATTGGATCTGCTCAGGCTCCTGTACGGGTATATCGTTCTTCCCCAAGCGGTAGCTGACGAACTGGCAGCAGGCCGGACCCGGAGGGTCACGCTTCCTGATCCCGCTTCGATCCTGTGGATGAGTGTTCGGCGAGTTTTGCCCACTAAATTGCTTCAAATGACAAGCGATCTGGGTGCGGGTGAAAGGGAAGTGCTGGCTTTGGCGGTGGAGATGCCGGGCTCGTTGGTATTGCTCGACGATGGCCTGGCAAGACGGTATGCTCGTCTGCTCAATCTTCAGTTGGCCGGAACGCTAGGAGTCCTGCTTAAGGCTAAGCAAGAGAAACACATCAATGCAGTCAAACCAGCCGTCGACCGTCTCGAAGCGCTTGGGTTCCGGCTTGCTCCGTCCACCCGTGCCGCTGTGCTTGAACTTGCCGAAGAGGTGTGA
- a CDS encoding UPF0175 family protein, with product MPDVTLSLPDEILLALKLTPNQLGDEMRFAAAVKLYELERLSSGAAANLAGVPRTVFLSKLADYGVSSFRLGKEELSEDMRSA from the coding sequence ATGCCCGACGTTACCCTGTCGCTCCCGGATGAAATTTTACTGGCGCTCAAACTCACCCCGAATCAACTTGGCGATGAAATGCGCTTTGCGGCGGCTGTCAAACTTTATGAACTGGAACGGCTTTCTTCCGGTGCCGCTGCGAACCTCGCCGGAGTACCGCGTACTGTATTTCTGAGCAAACTGGCCGACTATGGTGTCAGTTCCTTTCGCCTCGGCAAAGAGGAATTGAGCGAGGATATGCGTAGTGCCTGA